In Helianthus annuus cultivar XRQ/B chromosome 8, HanXRQr2.0-SUNRISE, whole genome shotgun sequence, a single genomic region encodes these proteins:
- the LOC110871926 gene encoding uncharacterized protein LOC110871926, producing the protein MSRLYDGWNEILKIQKFRRAVGKTIFFSFSALISYAYNNNTTRAGYSRGDQFYASYPAGSELLTDTTKLYKSALGNCFEEEEWGPIEWSIMAKHFERQGKSPYAYHAQYQAHLASNGHLDGSG; encoded by the exons ATGAGTAGGCTCTATGATGGGTGGAATGAAATTTTAAAGATTCAGAAGTTTCGAAGAGCAGTAGGAAAAACCATATTTTTTTCGTTCTCGGCTCTCATTAGCTATGCATACAATAACAATAC GACCCGAGCTGGGTACTCCAGAGGTGATCAGTTTTATGCGTCGTATCCTGCAGGGAGTGAGCTTTTGACTGATACAACTAAG TTGTATAAATCTGCACTTGGGAATTGCTTTGAAGAGGAAGAGTGgggtccgatcgaatggtctataaTGGCTAAGCATTTTGAGCGTCAAGGGAAATCACCGTACGCGTATCATGCT CAATATCAGGCACACCTTGCCTCTAATGGACATCTTGATGGAAGTGGTTGA